A section of the Candidatus Omnitrophota bacterium genome encodes:
- a CDS encoding HPr family phosphocarrier protein — MIEKEVVIQNKQGLHARPAALFVQLANKFDSNITIKKGAQEVNGKSIMGILMLAAEKGSRVAIVAEGDDAAEAIEQLIALVSKDE, encoded by the coding sequence ATTATCGAAAAAGAAGTCGTTATCCAGAATAAACAGGGCTTACATGCTCGGCCAGCAGCATTATTTGTACAGCTTGCCAATAAGTTTGATTCAAATATTACTATTAAGAAGGGTGCTCAAGAGGTTAATGGAAAGTCGATCATGGGGATTCTAATGCTTGCTGCTGAAAAAGGTTCGCGTGTAGCGATAGTCGCTGAAGGTGATGATGCCGCTGAGGCAATAGAACAATTAATCGCATTGGTTAGTAAAGATGAGTAA
- a CDS encoding YvcK family protein encodes MLTKIKRIIKWLYPGMKVKRWILLTGGGLLLFGYGWARLIFDEFLVIKFFDAFIILVGIGMIIAGIKKLMKSFITVFLPERERELVDIMYRKRQLEKGTKIIAIGGGTGLSTLLQGLKSFTNNITAIVTVADDGGSSGRLREQFDVLPPGDIRNCLVALADAEPLMQNLFQFRFEGDTEFKGHSFGNIFLTAMTKLTGGDFEKAIEQSSKVLAIRGRVVPATLERVTLEASYFDGSKTLGEAKIPSKGEPIKRISLRPAMIRASSSALKAIEEAELIILGPGSLYTSVIPNLLIQDIVDNIIKSHAFKIYTCNVMTQGGETDGYTAFDHLKALINHTNKKIVDACVVNNAKIPEHFLNKYREKQSFPVIADSQKIREAGYLVVEEDLVNFTDFVRHDSKKLAKTIVNIIANYV; translated from the coding sequence ATGCTTACTAAAATAAAAAGAATTATAAAATGGCTCTATCCTGGAATGAAGGTAAAACGCTGGATCCTCTTAACAGGAGGCGGCCTGCTTCTTTTTGGTTATGGTTGGGCAAGATTAATATTTGATGAATTCCTGGTTATCAAGTTCTTCGATGCATTTATCATCTTGGTGGGAATAGGTATGATTATTGCCGGCATTAAGAAATTGATGAAATCCTTTATTACGGTTTTCTTGCCGGAGAGAGAAAGGGAATTGGTAGATATTATGTATCGCAAGCGGCAACTCGAGAAGGGTACTAAGATTATTGCCATCGGCGGTGGAACCGGACTGTCAACGTTGCTGCAAGGTTTAAAAAGTTTTACTAATAATATTACTGCTATTGTTACTGTGGCTGATGATGGTGGTTCTTCTGGTCGCTTGAGAGAACAATTCGATGTATTGCCACCCGGAGATATCCGCAATTGCCTTGTTGCCTTAGCTGATGCTGAGCCTCTAATGCAGAATCTGTTTCAGTTTCGCTTTGAAGGTGACACGGAGTTTAAAGGTCACAGCTTTGGCAATATCTTTCTGACTGCTATGACTAAACTTACTGGCGGAGATTTTGAAAAGGCCATTGAGCAGTCAAGTAAGGTATTGGCTATCCGGGGTCGGGTTGTACCTGCGACTTTAGAAAGAGTGACTTTAGAAGCTAGCTACTTTGATGGCAGCAAGACTCTTGGTGAGGCAAAGATTCCCAGTAAGGGTGAGCCTATTAAACGTATTTCTTTAAGGCCTGCAATGATTAGGGCCTCAAGTAGTGCCTTAAAGGCAATTGAAGAAGCAGAGCTAATTATATTAGGTCCGGGTAGCCTCTATACAAGTGTTATACCAAATTTATTAATTCAGGATATAGTTGATAATATAATAAAGTCACACGCATTTAAGATCTATACCTGTAATGTTATGACTCAAGGAGGCGAGACAGACGGATATACTGCCTTTGACCATTTAAAGGCATTAATTAATCATACAAATAAAAAGATCGTTGATGCTTGCGTAGTGAACAATGCTAAGATCCCAGAACATTTTTTGAATAAATATAGAGAAAAGCAATCATTTCCTGTTATTGCTGATAGTCAAAAGATTCGCGAGGCAGGATACTTGGTTGTGGAGGAAGACCTAGTTAATTTCACAGATTTTGTAAGACATGATAGTAAAAAATTGGCTAAAACCATAGTGAATATAATTGCGAATTATGTCTAA
- the ptsP gene encoding phosphoenolpyruvate--protein phosphotransferase, translating to MSNYIELKGIPAAPGVAIGRAYIFGKQELRVLKKPIEAPEVPLEIARFEEALIKTRKEIIDIQKRISKDMGAEGSEIFDAHLLVLEDRMLIDEVITRLKKEKVCIEYIFSQALKKYMDVFSKIEDEYLRERISDINDVGRRVIHNLMGKKQKSLTDLEEPVVVVAHELSPSDTATMNKKHVIALITDIGGRTSHTAILAKSLEIPAVVGLEQATLAIRGDDRLIVDGRQGVVIVNPTQEHISKYAKVKEDNLSRVATVQEFKDLSPVTLDGRKIILAANIELPEEVDSVLAHGAEGIGLYRTEFFYMNRRDLPSEEEHYNRYKVVAEKVAPNAVIVRTLDLGGDKFISTLKVPHDMAPFLGWRAIRFCLAKPEFFKVQLRAVLRASSHGNLKLMYPMISGVEELKQANELLEECKQELRKEEVSFDEDIEVGAMIEVPSAALTCDILAKEVDFFSIGTNDLIQYSLAVDRSNEKVAYLYEPAHPAVLRLIKSIIDAGHKENIWVGMCGEMAGEPAFVILLLGLGLDEFSVSTVAIPEIKRIIRAVSYNQAKEIADKALTLSDSKAVEEFTSRKLNEIVKLY from the coding sequence ATGAGTAATTATATTGAATTAAAAGGAATACCCGCCGCACCAGGCGTAGCAATCGGTAGAGCTTATATATTTGGTAAGCAGGAGCTCAGGGTTCTAAAGAAACCAATTGAGGCCCCGGAGGTTCCCTTAGAGATTGCCCGTTTTGAAGAGGCGTTGATTAAGACTCGAAAAGAGATTATAGATATCCAAAAGAGGATATCCAAAGATATGGGCGCTGAAGGTAGTGAGATCTTTGACGCCCATCTACTTGTTCTGGAAGATAGAATGTTGATTGACGAGGTGATTACCAGATTAAAGAAAGAGAAGGTTTGCATTGAATATATCTTCTCCCAGGCGCTCAAAAAATACATGGATGTCTTTTCAAAGATCGAGGATGAGTATTTACGAGAGAGGATATCTGATATCAATGATGTAGGTAGACGCGTTATCCATAATCTAATGGGCAAGAAACAGAAGAGCCTAACCGATTTAGAGGAACCGGTGGTTGTTGTTGCCCACGAACTTTCTCCTTCTGATACTGCAACAATGAACAAAAAGCACGTCATTGCCTTAATTACTGATATAGGAGGCAGGACCTCTCACACTGCTATTTTAGCTAAGAGTTTAGAGATACCTGCTGTTGTGGGATTGGAACAGGCTACTCTTGCTATAAGAGGCGATGACAGGCTTATTGTAGACGGTCGCCAAGGCGTTGTTATTGTTAATCCTACTCAGGAACATATCAGTAAATATGCCAAGGTAAAAGAAGATAACCTAAGTCGTGTTGCAACGGTGCAGGAGTTTAAGGACTTATCGCCTGTGACTCTTGATGGCAGAAAAATTATATTGGCTGCTAATATTGAGTTGCCGGAGGAGGTAGATTCTGTACTCGCTCATGGCGCTGAAGGAATAGGGCTTTATCGCACAGAGTTCTTCTATATGAATAGAAGGGACCTTCCTTCTGAAGAAGAGCATTACAACAGATATAAGGTAGTTGCCGAGAAGGTAGCCCCAAATGCAGTAATTGTTCGCACCCTTGATTTAGGAGGGGATAAATTTATATCAACATTAAAAGTTCCTCATGACATGGCGCCATTTTTAGGCTGGCGCGCAATACGTTTCTGTTTGGCTAAGCCTGAATTTTTTAAGGTACAGTTGCGCGCAGTGTTACGTGCATCTAGCCACGGTAATTTAAAATTGATGTATCCGATGATTTCCGGGGTAGAAGAATTAAAACAGGCTAATGAACTCTTGGAAGAGTGCAAACAAGAGCTAAGAAAGGAGGAGGTCTCCTTTGATGAAGATATTGAGGTCGGGGCAATGATAGAGGTTCCTTCCGCTGCCTTAACCTGCGATATCTTGGCTAAGGAGGTAGACTTCTTTAGTATTGGGACGAATGATTTAATTCAGTATTCTCTCGCTGTAGATAGAAGCAACGAAAAGGTCGCTTATCTTTATGAGCCTGCACATCCGGCTGTGTTACGTTTAATCAAGAGTATAATAGATGCCGGACATAAGGAAAATATCTGGGTTGGTATGTGCGGTGAGATGGCGGGTGAGCCAGCATTTGTTATTTTACTCTTGGGTTTGGGTCTTGATG